The following proteins are co-located in the Acidicapsa acidisoli genome:
- a CDS encoding efflux RND transporter periplasmic adaptor subunit — protein sequence MSTQETNKQHSSNPPSGAVTSHDTETAPEQKPIKAGHGLTAVLVLIVVLIVLGVLGILPRRHAQEVLAQRTDELAAPSVITLAPKPGNPIQELILPGNVTSYTDAPIFARTSGYLTHWYFDIGAKVKQGALLAEIASPEVDQQLSQAQADLNTAEANANNARIQADRYKDLVTSNAVSQQDTDTFTNQASSTAAQVKSAQANVQRLKELTSFEKIYAPFDGVITARRVDIGQLIDAGAGQNSTAELFHMQAVNTLRVYTNLPGVFSASVHRGETIDLTFAEHPAQVFHGKLVRTADAIDPTSRTLLVEVDVDNRKGDLLAGTLAQVHFKVNPVGNVFVLPVSALIFRSEGLRVATIKDSVAHMNPVTIGQDDGRTVQIITGLGKDDQVVQDPPDSLIDGEKVHVLTPQEVQTAQGGK from the coding sequence ATGAGCACTCAAGAGACGAATAAGCAGCATTCTTCTAATCCGCCCAGCGGCGCTGTCACTTCGCATGACACTGAAACCGCTCCTGAGCAGAAACCCATCAAGGCCGGTCATGGATTGACGGCAGTCCTGGTGCTGATCGTGGTCCTCATCGTGCTGGGCGTGCTTGGCATCCTGCCGCGCCGCCATGCGCAGGAAGTCCTCGCTCAGCGCACCGACGAGCTCGCCGCGCCCTCCGTCATTACCCTCGCGCCCAAGCCGGGCAATCCTATCCAGGAACTCATCCTGCCCGGCAACGTCACTTCCTACACAGACGCGCCCATCTTTGCCCGCACCTCCGGCTACCTCACGCACTGGTACTTCGACATAGGCGCCAAGGTGAAGCAGGGCGCGCTGCTCGCCGAGATCGCCAGTCCCGAAGTCGACCAGCAGCTCTCCCAGGCCCAGGCCGACCTCAATACCGCCGAAGCCAACGCCAATAACGCCCGCATCCAGGCCGACCGTTACAAGGACCTCGTCACCTCCAACGCCGTCTCGCAGCAGGACACCGACACCTTCACCAACCAGGCCTCTTCCACCGCCGCCCAGGTCAAATCCGCCCAGGCCAATGTCCAACGCCTTAAAGAGCTAACCTCTTTCGAAAAGATCTACGCTCCCTTCGACGGCGTCATCACCGCCCGCCGTGTAGACATCGGCCAGCTCATCGACGCTGGCGCAGGCCAGAACTCCACCGCCGAGCTCTTTCACATGCAGGCCGTAAACACCCTCCGTGTCTACACCAATCTGCCCGGCGTCTTCTCCGCTTCCGTCCACCGCGGCGAAACCATCGATCTCACCTTCGCCGAGCACCCCGCCCAGGTCTTCCACGGTAAGCTCGTTCGGACCGCCGACGCCATCGACCCCACCAGCCGCACCCTGCTCGTTGAGGTCGACGTCGACAACCGCAAAGGCGACCTTCTTGCCGGAACCCTCGCCCAGGTACATTTCAAGGTCAATCCAGTCGGCAATGTCTTTGTCCTGCCGGTGTCGGCTCTTATCTTCCGCAGTGAAGGCCTGCGCGTCGCCACCATCAAAGACAGCGTCGCTCACATGAATCCGGTCACCATCGGCCAGGATGACGGCCGCACCGTCCAGATCATCACTGGTCTCGGCAAGGACGATCAAGTCGTCCAGGATCCGCCGGATTCGCTGATCGATGGCGAAAAAGTCCATGTCCTCACACCCCAGGAAGTTCAAACAGCTCAGGGGGGCAAGTAG